GAATCCCCCATGATTGTGAATCGTACAAAAGCCCACTCACGATAAATTTGCAATATAGGCATTTCAAACAAGCAAGTAATCCACTAGTACATATACATAAAAGCAATCGTGTTAATTAACCAGAATTTATGACCAGCCATTCAGTTGATGATCTACCATTCGATTAGTTATCCGTGGAAGAGGCAGAACCAACTGTTCTAAGAGATAACGCTTCTTAAAGTAGATAATCAACATTACTGACACAAAATGTCAGATTCCAAATTCTGAGGAGGATAAGTAGAATGAAGGTAGTAATTTTAGCGGGGGGATTTGGAACGAGGATCAGTGAGGAATCACATCTCAAACCAAAGCCGTTAATCGAGATCGGAGAAAAACCCATCCTTTGGCATATTATGAAGATCTATTCTCACTTTGGATTTAATGATTTTGTTATCTGCTTGGGATACAAGGGCAACAAGATCAAAGAGTATTTTGCCAATTATTCGTTGTCTCAGTCCCATGTTACATTTGATTTTCATAATGACAACAAAGTGGACATTAACCAGCATTCGGTAGAACCTTGGAGGGTGACCTTGGTAGACACAGGACTGAATTCGTTGACCGGGGGCAGAGTGAAGAGAGTAAAAGATTATTTGGATGGAGAGCCGTTCTTGCTCACTTACGGTGATGGTGTAGCGGATATTAATATCAAGGAATTAGTCGAGTTCCATAAGAGCCATGGAAAATTAGCGACTGTGACCGCTGTACAGCCCGCTGGAAGGTTTGGAGCTCTAGATATTTCTGATGAAAACGGATCAGTTACGGGATTTCAGGAGAAGCCGCAAGGGGATGGAAATTGGATTAATGGAGGATTTTTTGTCATGCAACCCGAGGTTTTAGAGTATATAAAAGATGATCGAACAGTTCTGGAGAATGAACCATTAGTCAACCTTGCACGAGATGGACAGCTTAAGGCATTTAAGCATACTGGATTTTGGCAGCCGATGGATACGTTGCGTGATAAAAACTACCTGGAGAAGATTTGGAAGTCTGGCGAAGCTCCATGGAGGAGGAATGACGGAAATTGATGGACTCAGCATTTTGGAAAGATAAACGTGTATTTGTGACTGGTCATACAGGTTTTAAGGGTTCTTGGTTATGTTTATGGCTTTCTTCTCTCGGTGCAAAGGTTACAGGTTATGCATTGGAGCCTGATGTTAATCCAAGCTTATATCATCTTTGTAATCTTGATGAGTTAATCACATCCCATATTGGAGATATCAGAGATGAAGACAAATTGCGTGAGGCTCTCCTGCAAGCCGATCCAGAAATCGTAATTCATATGGCTGCTCAGCCTTTAGTTAGAGAAGCCTATTACCACCCAGTAAAAACCTACCAGACGAACGTGATGGGGACAGTAAATCTTCTTGAAGCTGTAAGGGTTGCTGTACAAAACGGAAAAGAGATTAAAGCAGTGATTAATGTCACCACCGATAAGTGCTATGAAAATAACAACTGGGTATGGAGTTATCGGGAAAGTGATCGTTTAGGAGGCTATGACCCATATTCCAATAGTAAAGCTTGTTCTGAACTTGTTACCTCTTCTTACCGAAATTCATTTTTTAATCCAGAAAATTTTGAGTCCCACGGGGTATGCATTGCATCGGCAAGAGCAGGAAATGTAATCGGCGGGGGAGATTGGTCACTTCATCGCCTAATCCCGGATTGTATAAAGGCTCTGTTAAACCACGATGAAATCATCATTCGAAATCCAAATTCGACGAGGCCATGGCAGCACGTATTAGAGCCGTTAAGCGGATATTTAATGTTGGCACAAAAGCTATACGAAGCTGGTCCAGACTACGGGGAATCATGGAATTTCGGGCCGGATGACATTGATGCTAAGCCTGTGGAATGGGTCGTGAAAAAAATGTGTTCTTTATGGGGAGAAGACGCAGGATACAAGGTTGAGAATTTATCCAACCTCCATGAGGACCATTTTCTAAAGCTTGACAATTCCAAGGCTAGAGTGGAGTTAGGATGGCAGCCGCGATGGGATATCGAGCAAAGAATTGCAAAGGTTGTGGAGTGGACGAAAGCTTATAGAGAGAATCAAGATGTCCTGAAAGTGTGCTTGAATCAGATAGACGAATTCAACGGTTTACATGAGGTGATCACACCATGACAGAAAATAAGACGACGCAGCTTACGGTGTTAGTGACTGGGGCCACAGGTTTTGTTGGCTCCCATGTCGCACGTCGTTTTGTGGAAAGAGGGTGGTCGGTCCATATTCTTGTGCGTCCGAATTCGAGCTTGGCACCGATTCATTCTATTGAACAGTCTGTAACGGTATACGAGCATGACGGTACAATGGAGGGGTTATTTGACATCGTAAAGGCCTCCAAGCCTGACATCGTAGTACACTTAGCTGCATTTTCATTTGTTCATTATGAACCAAAGGATATCGAACCTATGATTCGAAGCAACGTGCTTTTCGGAACGCACCTTGCAGAAGCAATGGTGGCAAATGGGGTAAACCATCTGATTGCTACCGGCACCTACTCTCAACATTATGAAAATAAGCCATACAGTCCCAGCTGTCTGTATGCATCCACTAAGCAGGCATTTTCAGACATCTTGCAATATTATACAGAAGCCACTCCCCTACAAGTGATCACCTTAAAATTATTTGATAACTTTGGCCCCAATGATCCTAGGTCGAAAATTATGAACCTGCTGCACAAATCGGCTGTAGAACAAAAGCCTTTGGCAATGTCTCCTGGTGAACAATTTATCGATATTCTATATATTGATGATGTGGTTGATGCATATGAAATGGCGGTCGAGCGGTTTGTTTTAGAACATGCAGGGAAAAACGAGGTTTATGCTGTATCCTCCGAGAACCCTCTTCGTCTGAAGGAATTAGTGGCTGTTTATGAAAAGGCATCCGGGAATAAATTGCAAATTGAGTGGGGAGCCCGTCCATATAGGGAAAGAGAAGCTATGGTTCTGTGGAATCAAGGGGAGCTTTTACCCGGTTGGAGAGCGAAAACTTCACTTGAGGAAGGAATCAAAAAGTTCATTAACTCTTAAAAGGAGAGGTCCTATATGATTGTTTGTTCAGTCGTCACTTCTGCTGATATACCGAAAGCGAAGGTAATGGCAACGTCGGTAAAAGATCATTTACCAGAGAGCAAGGTAGTGATCTGCCTTGTTGAAAAATTCATGGATCCTGCAGCAGAGGGGTTTAAACACTTTGACAAGGTTTTGCTTGCAAACGAATTAGGTTTCCAGTGGCCCAAATTTGACAGGATCATCTTCAAATATAACGTGATAGAAGGAGTCAGTGCGATTAAAGGTCAGTTGTTAAAAGACCTTCTATATATTTATACCGAAGAAGATTATTTTTTATATCTTGACTCAGAGATGAAGGTCGTTAATAAGTGTCCCGAGATGTTTGAAGAACTTAAGAACCACTCTGTCTTGCTGACACCTCATCAATTATACCCTTCTAAGGATATTGAACGGGAGCATCAATTGTTAAACGAGGGGACATTCCATAGCGGTTTTATCGCTATCAAACGAACGGAGAATTCGACAAAGTTTATTGAGTGGTTTGCAGATCGGCTCAATCAATTTTATGAAGATCCTTACAAGAGCCAGGAACTCGATAAAAAATTCTTAAATCTGGCGATGGGAGGCTTCGATATCCGTGTTTTAAAACACCCTGGTTATAACGTTGCTGCTTGGAATCTTCATGAAAGAATGATGGTAACGGATAAGGATGGAGCAACGCATGTACTTGGGCAGCCTTTACGAATTATCAATTATTCTAATTTGGAGAGCTGGCGACAAGATGGCGAAATTCAAGGGTATGGATCGGATAAAAATAACTGGAGCTACAATTTCTATCAAAGCGGTGAAAGAATATCACGGGAAGTAAGGTTCAAATATAGAATAAATCCAGAGGCATATGATTCCTATGAGGATCTTTTTGCAGAATCAAACAGCAGTCTTTTACAAATAAATAATAAGTAAGGGAGGTTCGTTCTTTTCCGCATATAAAGCATCTATGCGAAAAGAAAACAAAATGATCATAATTACTACGACCAGTGCGGGCCATTTATACAAAGCTAAGGTTATGGCAAGGTCGGCTAAAACTTATATGCCGGATGCCAAGATTGTGACATGTTTGATTGAAAAAGAATTGCATCCCTTTGATACTAATGCATCCGCGACTTCAGATACGCCGGAAGGCCAGGCTGCAGACCTAAGAAGATCCACCCTTCTCAAAGGTTTTGAATACTTCGATGAAGTGGTGCTTGCCAAGAATATGGGCATTCCAAATTTTGATAAACTGGCGTTCAAGCACAGCGCACTTGAATTTTCGTGTATTTTGAAATATTACACTATGATCTATGCTATGAAAAAATATCCGAATGAAAAGTATTTTGTTTATCTTGACTCAGATATGAAAGTGTATGGTCCTTTTGTAGAAGTAATGAGCGGATTTGAAAATAACTCAATTGTACTCACACCCCATCGTGTCGATCCGGACCCTTGGGAACACTTTTTGAAGGACGGCACATTTAATGGCGGTTTTTTTGCAGTAAAGAGAACAGAAGATGGAGAGAAATTTCTTAATTGGATGACAAGCAGATTGTCAGTGAAAAACTATATTGATGAGGAGCAGGGACTATTCGTTGATCAAAAATGGCTGAATCTGGCTCCGGCATACTTTGATGTACACATCCTCAGACATCATGGTTATAATTTAGCGGGATGGAACTTACACGAACCCGAAAGAAAGCAAATAAATAATATCGGCGGAGCTTACAGAGTAAAGGATAAATATTTACGTTTGATCCATTTCTCAGGCATAGGAATCTTTTTAGAGCGGGTAATAAATGATTGGTTTCCGACGAATAAGACCCATCCTTTATTCTCTTTACTTGATGAATATAAAAATGAATGGGATGAGATGGGGAGAAGCGCCATCAAAAACTTGCCATGGAGCTACGATTTCTTTGAAAGCGGTGAACGAATCACCTCTGAAACCCGTGGGAAAATCAAATATCAGCCAGAGCTGCTAGATAGGCATCCTAATCCGTTTGCCAAGTCAAATAAAGATTATGAGTTTCAATAAGATCTTAAATAATCGCCGTAAACTGCCATCTATCTAATGGCAGTTTTTTTCGTATCCTAAACCCATGGAGCGATGTGTCATAATAGTTTTTTGGTAACCTGAATCCATTATGAAAGAAACCTTGATAACAAAAAAGGAGAGAACTTCTCCCCATTTCTTCACACATTCAATTCCCCATCAGATGAGGTGATTGTTTTATATAATTCCGGCCGGCGGTCACGAAAGATTCCCCATTCAGTTCGTTGATATTCAAGCTGATTCAAATCAAATTCGGCGATTAGAATACTTTCCTCCGTCCTCCCGGCTTCTTTGATCTTATTGCCTTGAGGCCCGGCGATAAAGGAGGAGCCGTAGAATGTAATCGTAGAATCATCATCACTTTCAACCCCGATACGGTTAGAAGCAATAACCGGCACAAGGTTTGATGCTGCATGCCCAAGCATGCAAGCCTGCCAGTGATCCTTGCTGTCGACCTGCGAATCCTCAGGCTCTGAACCGATGGCTGTCGGGTAAAGCAATAATTCGGCTCCCATTAAGGCCATCGCGCGCGCTGCTTCAGGGAACCATTGATCCCAGCAAACACCTACGCCGATTTTGCCATAACGCGTGTCCCATACTTTAAAGCCGGTATCTCCAGGATTAAAATAGTACTTTTCTTCATACCCAGGACCGTCCGGAATATGGCTTTTTCGATAGGTGCCAAGCACTTTTCCATCTGCGTCTATCATCGCGATCGAGTTATAGCGCGCATTGTTTTTCTTTTCGTAATAGCTGATCGGAAGAACGACTTCAAGCTCCCTGGCAATTTCTTTAAAATAATTGACGGCTTTGTTATGTTCAAGCTCTGTCGCGTAAGCATAATACTCTGGTTTTTCTTTCTGGCAGAAATATGGTGTCTCAAACAGCTCTTGCAGCAGGATGACTTGAGCTCCTTGCTCAGCTGCTTTGCGTACGAGTATTTCGGCCTTGCTTATATTTTCATCGATATTCGGTGAGCAGCTCATTTGAGTGGCTGCAACTTTAACCTTTCTCATGTTATCCCTCTCCATTTCTAGTAGATACAGCTGGCATTTGCTGCGTTGTGCAATGGACATTCCCGCCTTCTTTTACAACGGCCATTCCATCGATCTTACGAATTCTATAGTCCGGAAATACATTTTGCAGCGCTTCTTCCGCCATTTTGTCATATTCTAAAGCATCACCGCCGAAAACAGGAAGGATGATCCCTCCGTTAACAAAGTAAAAATTTAAATAGCTCAGAGTTAATCTTTTTCCATTATAGTGACGGGCAGGAGGCTGCTGTATCGGTATGATTTCGATCGTTCTGCCTTTAGCATCAGTTGCATTTCGTAATATCGCTAAATTTTCCTGGCTGATTTCATAGTTTTCATCCGATTGGTCGTCACAAACCTGAATAAGCACCTTTCCTGGAGCGGCGAAGCAGGCGACATTATCTACGTGACCGTCCGTTTCATCTCCGATAAGTCCGCGATTTAACCAAATGACTTTTTCGATATTTACATGCTTTTTTACAATCGATTCAATCTCTTCTTTTGTTAAGTCTGGATTGCGATTCGGATTTAGAAGACATTCCTTCGTCGTAAGCAAAGTGCCATCGCCGTCGACATGAATGCTCCCGCCTTCCAAAACGAGAGGCGCATCGAATTTTTTTGTGCCAAAATGCTTTAATAGCTCTGGCGCCACTTGGTCATCAAGATCCCATGGCTCGTATTTTCCGCCCCATGCATTAAATCCCCAATTAATCCCGGCAAGCTCGTTATTTTTATTGATAATAAATGTTGGACCGTTATCTCTCAGCCAGGCGTCATTATGAGGAATCGCCAGTATTTCTATGTTTTCAGCAGAAAAGCGTGAAGCGACTGCTTCTTCGTCGCCTGGATTCACAATCACAGTAACAGGTTCAAACTCGGAGATGGCTTGAATCAGTTCAGTATACCCTTTACAGACGTTATCGTAATCATCCGGGTAAATCATTGAATCCTGAATGGGCCAGGAAATTAACGTACGCTCATGCTGTGCCCACTCTGGAGGCATTTTATATGTCAAATCACTAGGATTCATTTTGTCATCACTCTTTTTCTATATAAACTTTGCAATCTTTTTCAAGCTATATCATATATCAATTTACCTGCAAGCTCAATTGGTAGGTTTTATATAAGGGGAATTTACTAAAAGTGCCATGGGATTGCATGGGCGCAGGTACGTGGTAAAATTGCACGGATAGGCCATGGAATTGCATAGAAACAACGGTTTGCCTCTGCATTTTTGCTGCTGTTTCCCTGCTGCAAGCATGTAATGCAGCTTCCCGACATTCGAAAGAAGTGAGTTGTATCAAAACTGTCATACCAAATATAAATTTTTTAAACTTCCACTTAAATATTTTCCATTTTACAGTGTGATTTACTATAATATAGTAATGATGGCATAGTAGAGCGAAAATGTGAGGATAACATGTGACTAATCCGAATTTGAGTAGAATATTATAATGTCTGCATAGTTTTTTCGGTATTTTAGTACTAACCAAGTGTATAGATTTATATATTTAATAGTTAAATGTTCCAAGTAGCTATTTTTAAATTATAGAAAGAAATAAACACCTATACTCTAGAAGGAGAGAATTAAAGTGATAAAAATCACAGGGACGCAAACAGAAGCGAGAGTATTTTCAAATCATCCTCAGGATGCTGCGATTGAGCAAATTCAAGAACTATGCAATCAACCTTTTTTAAAGGGCACGAAAATTAGCATTATGCCAGACTATCATGCAGGCAAAGGGTGTGTGATAGGGACTACCATCCAGCTGAAGGATAAGGTCGTACCTAATTTAGTAGGTGTAGACGTCGGCTGCGGTGTTTTAACGGTCAAGCTTAAAGAAAAGGACATCGATTTTGACAGATTGGACAAAGTCATTCGTACATTCGTTCCAAGCGGACAGGACGTTCACTCAGATCAGACTGTATCTTACATAAGCACGAGCTTTCCGGCACCTGAACTATTTAAAGCGAATCACGTATTGAGTCAAGAGAAAAGCGTGCATAGCTTAGGTACACTTGGAGGCGGCAATCATTTTTATCGAAGTGTCTGCCGATACCGAAGGCTTTCACTATTTAACAATCCATACAGGCAGCAGATATGTAGGTGAAAAGATTGCTAATTATTATCAAAAGACAGCCATCTCAAACCTGCGTAAACGGGATGTGTCCACTCTGATTAAACAATTAAAAGCAGAGGGCAGGTACAATGAAATCGAAGCAGCGATAAAAAACTATAATGAGAAAAATCCGATTATTCCTGATGATTTAGCGTATTTAGAAGGTGAGTATTTTCATAATTACATTCATGACATGAAATTGGCGCAAAACTATGCTAAAGCAAATCGAGAAGAAATTGCCAGAGCGATCATAGAGAATATGGGCTTTGTGGAGCTTGATCGCTTTGATACGGTTCATAATTATATTGATACGGATCAAATGATTTTGCGAAAAGGAGCAGTGTCTGCTCAAAAGGGTGAACGGCTCATTATTCCTATTAACATGAGAGATGGGTCGATCCTGGCTGTCGGTAAAGGCAATGAAGAGTGGAATTATTCTGCGCCACATGGTGCTGGTCGTATATTGAGCCGCAGACAGGCGATGAAAACCTTAAGCATGAACGAATTTCAAAGTACAATGAGAGATATTTGGACCACCTCAGTATCTAAAGAAACATTGGACGAAGCACCAATGGCCTACAAGCCATTAAATGAAATATTAGAGAAAATTGAAGAAACAGCGGAGATTGCAGGTTTTATCAAGCCAATCTACAACTTCAAAGCCAGTGAAAAGTTTGTTCCTTTTCATAAAAGAAGAGCGTAGAAAGAGAAAAAGCTAATCCCTTTTATTGTAGCTTTAGAATTCCTTGAACAAAAGAAAAGAGCGTGTTTTGGAAAAATTGATCAAAACGCGCTCTTAATATATTAAAATTGAACCTGAATCTTACTCTATTAAAGTGCTCCATTTAGTTTATGACCTTTAGTGAAGCGCTATTATTTATACTTCTTTGAATATATGTACTCTGTAATCGGAAGTGTAACAAATGTAAGACCAACCACAGTAAGCAAAGGATAATTCTTAATATCATTAAAATTAGATACACCTTCAGAAATGAACAGAACTAAACCTGCCAAAATCATTAACACAAAATACCCTATCTTTGCACTCTGGGTTTCAATATGTCTGTCTAATTCGTCTTTCTCTCCATTGCCTTCACGGTTACTCCAATTAAGCCAATTAAAAAATTGTGAAAAGGAAAGTAGACTTAAGAAAACAGAACCTCCATCTATAGTCCCGAAGCTCACCCACTTGTATAAGGTAAATCCAGCTAACGTACAAAATACAGCAAAGGCTATTACAGGGATGACTTTTTTTGATTTATTCATTCCTTTTCCCTCCGTTTTCATAATGTATAAATAATTCTTCCATTGTGATTCCTAACTTTTTGGCAATATCAAATGCTAACTGTAAACTTGGATCATATTTGTTGTTCTCAATCGCGTTAATCGTTTGCCTGCTTACATTACATAGTTCTGCTAATTTGCCTTGTGAAAGACTATTTTTCTCTCTGTATTCCTTAATTCTATTTTCCATTTCATATACCGCCTCTACACTCAGGTGTAAAAAATCTTTTACACCTATATGATAAAATATACCAAAGAAGGTGTCAAAAACATTTTACACACTTCATTGGCTAAAGATTTATTCCATATAAACTGTAAACTTTGAATTAAATCTTGTTTTCCGAAGCATTACTGCTTTTCAATAGGCGAACGTCTTCGTTTATGGTACACTTCTTCATAATAATGAGAAAGTGGAGGAAGTTTTAATGGAGAAAGCAACATTTGCTGGCGGCTGCTTTTGGTGCATGGTGACGCCGTTTGACGAATTACCTGGAATTGAAGGAATTGTATCAGGATATGCGGGCGGCGAAACTGAAAACCCTAGCTATGAAGACATAAAAACAGGAACCACAGGTCATAGGGAAGTGGTTCAAATTACATTTGAACCGGATATTTTTCCATATGAAAAGCTGTTGGAGCTATATTGGCAGCAGATTGATCCGACAGACGTGGAGGGGCAATTTCACGACCGCGGGCCGCAGTATCGTACAGCGATTTTTTACCATAATGAACTCCAGATGGAACAAGCTATTGAATCTAAGAAAAAATTAGAACAGAGCGGGATATTTAAAAAGCCAATTGTGACAGATATTCTACCTGCAGCGCCTTTTTACCCGGCTGAGGATTACCATCAAGACTTTCACAAAAAAAATCCGGATGAGTATAAGCTTGATCGAAAAAAATCCGGCCGTGATGAATTTATAAAAGAGCATTGGGATTAAGTTTAAGAAAATAAGGCTGTTACGCTCTCCATTGGGCAGCAGCCTTTTTCAAAATAGATGGGAGCTCCGATCAATGAACTTAACCGAGGCAAAACCAGAAGTTGGCCACATTATCGGTTCTTACGAGAAAAACGTCTCTCTTTGCATCTGTACAGATGATGGTGAAATCAATATCAATGACAATCAGCGAATGGCAGCTGCAAGTGTGATTAAGCTTCCAATTTTGCTTGAAGGATTTCGCCAGTCTAATGTAAATCTGCTCAATTTGGAAACAAAAATAGAAGTAACGGATCAAGATCGAGTCGGCGGTTCAGGCGTTTTAAAGAGTTTTCGTGGAGTGGAGCAGCTATCGGTTAGAAATCTGATGGCACTTATGATAACGGTTTCCGACAATACGGCTTCCAATCTATTGATTGATCTTATTGGTATGAAGAATATCCAATCCTTTGTAAACAGTGTTGGATGCTCAAATAGCTTTCTAAGGCGGCATTTCATGGATACGCAAGCAATGAAAGCGGGAATAGAAAATGAAACAACTGCACGTGATATGGTCGGGTGTTTAAAGCTGATTGCCGAAAAAAATTCTATTTTTACGGAATTAAATAGAGAAGAAATGCTGAGTATGCTGTCAGGTCAGCAATTTCACAAGCTGATAAACCAACCTGTAGGTCCGAATATAGAGCTGTATAACAAAACAGGAGACCTGCCTGGAATTGACCACGATGTAGCAATTCTAAAGCACAAGGAACGACTCGTATACATTGCGATGCTGACGAAAGGATGGAAGGATAGGGAGACTGGTCTCAAAATAATCAAGAGAATCGGACAGCTGATGATGAGATACATAAAGGAGGCAGCAGCAGATGAAAATACTTGCTAGTCACCGTTGTTTCGAAGTTCGCCAGGAAATCGGCTGGGTTGAAAAACGAACGGTTGAATCTTCTTTTGATATTAATCTATTTGAAGATGGTATTGCTGTTAAAGCTGACAAGTATCCTTTAGAATCTGTTTGGGATGTTTCCTATCGAAAAAAAGGAAATTTCGGATTTCTTTATCTGCATACATCAAGAGGAGTACGTTCATATTTAATAAAGGAAGCTCCCGATGATTTTATCAATGCCTATAAAAAACTAAAAAGCGACAATCCTGATCTTTTTTAAAAAGACCAGGATTTCTCTTGTTTTAGGATGTGGAGAGTTGAATAACTATTACCATATATAATCCTAGTATTATTGATGAAAAGTAATAAAATACTATCAATTGTGTTATAAAGGTGAATCTGCTAATGGTTATGTTACTAATCAACTTTTCTCATTTTTAGCAAGATCGAATGCTTTATTTACACGATGCAATAATGATGGATCTGTTAAAAGGCGGTAGCCGGCTCTTGCGAGAGCTTTGGCACCTTTGATTAGTGCTTGATTACCAAGTTCAGACTTTGCGGCTTCTCTGAAATCGTTTGTGTGTGCAATTAAGTCATCAGGGCCAATTCTTATATAGGGGTGCGCAGTAGGCACTTCATAGCTAATATTACCGGCATCTGTTGAGCCTTTACCAGTAGACTTTTCTAAATTGACCGTTTCTCCTACTGACTCTAATTCTTTATGTAAAATTTCGTCTAATACTGGATTTAGTATTAGATCTTTTACTTCATTTTGGAATCTTTCTATTTTTACAGTCGTACCAGTTGCAAGTGCAGCTCCTTCTGCAACGGAGCGGACTTTAGCAGAAACTTCTTCTGTTTTTTTCCAAGATTCTGCTCGGATATAGAAACGAGCCGCTGCGTATTCAGGAATAATATTTGGCGCATCGCCGCCATGTGTAATAATTCCATGAATACGAATATCATCAGGGAGCTGTTGGCGAAGTGCATTAATGCCATTAAATAGCTGGATAACGGCATCTAAGGCATTAATTCCCTTCTCGGGGGAACCAGCTGCATGAGCAGCCTTTCCATAAAAATGAAAATCAAGTGGATCAACTGCAAGGGATCCGCTAGTTAAAGAGGTTTTTCCGGATGGATGTATCATTAATGCGACATCAACGTCTTTTAAATAGCCATGTTTAACAAAGCTGCCTTTTGCACTTCCGTTAGGACCGCCTTCTTCAGCTGGTGTTCCTAACACAACAACACGTCCGCCTGTTTCTGCAAGTGTTTGAGAAAGGGCAATTCCAGCAGCAACGCTAGTTGTCCCAATGATGTTGTGGCCGCATGCATGCCCTAACCCTGGCAAAGCATCATATTCTGCAAGAAAAGCGATGGTTGGACCTGAAATTCCACTGTCTTTTACAGCATAAAAGGATGTTTCGTGTCCTGCTACTGCAGTATCTACTGTAAAACCAGCATTTGTAAGAATGTTTACATGTGTTTTACTTGCAAAAAACTCTTGGTTCCCAATTTCAGGTTTTGCGTGAATAGCTTGGCTTGTTTGTATATATAGCTCTTTATTTTCATTGATAGAATTTGTAATCAATTCTATGCCAGTCAATGTTTCGCTCATGATAATCCCCCTCTTATAGGTCTTTAAATTGTTTTATTAAATCCTCTTTTGAAGTGTCTACAACAATAGATCCACCATTTGTATCTGCCT
This window of the Bacillus gobiensis genome carries:
- a CDS encoding M20 family metallopeptidase, with product MSETLTGIELITNSINENKELYIQTSQAIHAKPEIGNQEFFASKTHVNILTNAGFTVDTAVAGHETSFYAVKDSGISGPTIAFLAEYDALPGLGHACGHNIIGTTSVAAGIALSQTLAETGGRVVVLGTPAEEGGPNGSAKGSFVKHGYLKDVDVALMIHPSGKTSLTSGSLAVDPLDFHFYGKAAHAAGSPEKGINALDAVIQLFNGINALRQQLPDDIRIHGIITHGGDAPNIIPEYAAARFYIRAESWKKTEEVSAKVRSVAEGAALATGTTVKIERFQNEVKDLILNPVLDEILHKELESVGETVNLEKSTGKGSTDAGNISYEVPTAHPYIRIGPDDLIAHTNDFREAAKSELGNQALIKGAKALARAGYRLLTDPSLLHRVNKAFDLAKNEKS